In Clostridia bacterium, the DNA window AGGTTCGTTACCAACTTCGTGCGACGCCGTTAGTGCCCTACGCGCGTCTAACAGAAAGCAGAGACGCGAACTGACCAACTCAAGGCCGATGGCAACATTCGAGATTCCGCCTAGACCTCCTGATCCCGGCCAGCCCGGTTCCGATCACCTCCGCCGTTCCGGAGATGAAGCTGCGGAATTCGCGCCCGTGCTGCTCAGCCAGCTACAGGATGATCTCGCGCGTTCGCGCATGCGCGAAGCCTTTTGGATCTCGGTAGTCGTTCACATCCTCCTCGTGCTGACGATAGCTCTTGCGCCCAAATACATGCCGCACCGCGGCTACGTTCAGGTCGCCACCGCCGAGGATCTTCTGCGGAACAAGGAACTCACGTATCTGGAGTTGCCGTCCGATCAACAGGCGCCTCCGCCTAAGCCGCCAGACACGAAGTTCATGTCTGACAAGAATCGCATTGCTACATCGCGAGCGCCGCAACTCGACAAGAAGACACTGGAAGACCTGCGCCCGAGTCCGCCACCCGGACCTCCGGGGCCGCCTGAACCACAGCAGAGTGCGCGTGCGACTCCGGCCGCTCCCCCACCTCAGGGAGGCCAACAGGCAGCGCAGCAGCCGGGTGGCACGCCTTCGGCCAATTCGAACTCTCCATTCACCGCCCCGGCAAATGCTGCCAAGCCGAACCCGTTCGGTGGCGCTATGTCCGCAGGCACATCGATCGCCGAAGCCGCACGTAACAGCGCTCGCGCCGGATACGGCGGCGCTGCCGGTGACTTCGGAATCGGCCCCGCTGGTTCCCCCGGTAAGATCCGCAGCAACATGGACGTGCTCAGCGACACTATGGGCGTCGACTTCGGCCCTTACCTCTCGCGCGTTCTACAGGCGGTTCGCATGAACTGGTATACGTTGATTCCTGAAGTTGCGCGCGCGCCGTTGATGAAAAGAGGAA includes these proteins:
- a CDS encoding TonB family protein, whose protein sequence is MATFEIPPRPPDPGQPGSDHLRRSGDEAAEFAPVLLSQLQDDLARSRMREAFWISVVVHILLVLTIALAPKYMPHRGYVQVATAEDLLRNKELTYLELPSDQQAPPPKPPDTKFMSDKNRIATSRAPQLDKKTLEDLRPSPPPGPPGPPEPQQSARATPAAPPPQGGQQAAQQPGGTPSANSNSPFTAPANAAKPNPFGGAMSAGTSIAEAARNSARAGYGGAAGDFGIGPAGSPGKIRSNMDVLSDTMGVDFGPYLSRVLQAVRMNWYTLIPEVARAPLMKRGKSSIEFAILKDGRVAGMRMVGPSGDVSLDRAAWGGITASNPFPPLPGEFHGPYLALRFHFYYNPDKNDMQ